A single region of the Neodiprion pinetum isolate iyNeoPine1 chromosome 5, iyNeoPine1.2, whole genome shotgun sequence genome encodes:
- the LOC124219016 gene encoding NFX1-type zinc finger-containing protein 1-like isoform X10, with protein MPKFKTKHFHHFSEPWKTRRQTYNDHARNRALKYTIGQASRGLSATGNRYSPYSHETKEANNGHGLQNENTTHWQYFTFTRLQTLSVMNNNDDLIAELHVKKDEFDQLLNGDFRPDHFVLVVQILAKISRANFTKILSSILCCSCSPTFIKNLESYLTKLPFETKEDKLQNKFYWNDINLFWSNLVEFFQKFTELFPRKARDELTSVLDKTNLIIATTEMNQDCRIAASIKERTSKICLKLKVKIPKLETKEKVFATSSVQELQDPLEDFRTLSIIPTIQDVFNEKPFIRPNKLVGAYDSVEHYLDVQFRLLREDFMAPLRNGIHEYLNGSKKYSKTDVRVYRKVTMMNPEIAGNNIGVMVSFGILKFINWDTSKRFQFGGLVCLSSDNFSSIIFATIANRDKELLQRGTVLIKPCKKTAITHDHYHSNWVMLESKIYFEPYLAVLNAMCQMNEKNFPMRKYLVDADTTISLPHYFKTDAVLKYKGFSLQVGDYATWPTTKQLRLDETQYEAFKSGLSQEIAIIQGPPGTGKTFIALEIIRTLLENKEQWRCNGPIVIVCLTNHALDQFLEGVTKHTTSIVRVGSRSKNEALSQYTLGNKREARPRRNWCHDKWHQVKIILFNMKRTRKVLQDLSKRDAIVSPHLLYAYCHDETLQDMENVNELFQWLLTHTDNSMKICQTQSTNTDTEMEIDGNSEFEEPIFPLEIVDKEIAEIDANMNEYRRTTHTQNIPVFPRHEVVQLKHRADTLKLQRSDLQRNLTQHPLLIRDNENFLPSLPWQKYWEWVELSYENAKQKLTDLEEEYHSANEELNEVKQILDLSILREHDVIGFTTTCAARLYASLRALRPPIVLVEEAAEILESHVVCSLTQNCQHLILIGDHKQLRPKVAVHKLGSKYNFNISLFERMVNNRGSCTQLGHQHRMRPEIARLICPSVYEILHNHECVLEYPPVMGLEKNVFFITHDNPEAPHDNQESWINPHEAKFLVAFARHLILQGYKSTEITILCTYAGQLFTLIKERNCHEILKAVRITTIDNFQGEENRIILLSLVRNNSKGNIGFLKEENRVCVALSRAREGLYIMGNMDNLTNKNNIWPKIKQVLENDNAIGDTLELRCKYHSDTLIKIRNGSDFVEQCPEGGCLQKCNTDLPCGHSCTSICHTLDREHFNFMCKQRCVKKCPDDHPCPLLCYQGCKPCLVAVERQLKCGHAVFISCGTDPDTYQCPVKVDVTLPHCNHTTEKSCYMPLDKVPCPYPCKIRLACGHSCEQKCHANDDPDHLEHFCHKPCSKRNSHCTADHPCKLKCYEKCIACPINVSKIRSCGHELNCKCSDDVEKLVCYKRIKFERICGHKATVRCFRKDDEECNEEVLKLSACGHQIKVKCCQTPSSSLCGDKCKLNLKCGHPCTTLCKDPCTNECKAPVLQTKHGLCGHLIPVPCFLKETEAKSPALLQYCKKPCKHELSCGHFCQGNCWSCKQGRIHKPCQEKCGKTLICGHRCDVPCSLECPPCQKPCEMKCKHSRCDRKCGETCIPCRESCAARCKHTICLKRCFELCNRRPCEKQCSERLKYEPNARLWALHRE; from the exons ATGCCAAAATTCAAGACCAAacattttcatcacttttccGAACCAT GGAAAACCCGACGTCAAACGTATAACGACCATGCGAGAAATAGGGcattaaaatatacaatcgGTCAAGCTTCGCGAGGTTTGTCAGCGACTGGAAATCG atatAGTCCGTACTCGCATGAAACGAAGGAAGCTAATAATGGTCACGgattacaaaatgaaaataccaCACATTGGCAGTATTTTACCTTCACCCGCTTACAAACTTTGAGCGTAATGAATAACAACGATGATCTTATAGCTGAATTACATGTGAAGAAAGATGAGTTTGATCAATTATTAAATGGTGATTTTAGACCAGACCATTTTGTACTCGTAGTACAAATCTTGGCCAAGATTTCTCGAGCTAActttacgaaaattttatcaagcaTACTTTGCTGTTCTTGTTCCCCTacatttattaaaaacttgGAAAGTTATTTGACTAAATTGCCATTTGAGACTAAAGAAGATaagttacaaaataaattttactggAATGATATAAATCTTTTTTGGAGTAATctggttgaatttttccaaaaatttactGAACTTTTTCCTCGCAAAGCTCGTGATGAGTTAACCTCAGTGCTGGATAAAACGAATTTGATCATAGCAACCACTGAAATGAATCAAGACTGTAGAATTGCTGCCAGTATAAAAGAAAGAACTTCGAAAATTTGTCTCAAATTGAAGGTAAAAATCCCTAAACTTGAGACCAAAGAGAAGGTTTTTGCAACGTCATCTGTGCAAGAGTTGCAAGATCCTCTGGAAGATTTTAGAACGTTGAGCATCATACCAACTATTCAGGATGTGTTTAATGAGAAGCCTTTTATTAGGCCGAATAAACTCGTAGGAGCTTACGATTCGGTTGAGCATTACCTGGATGTGCAATTTCGTTTGTTGCGTGAAGATTTCATGGCACCCTTGCGAAATGGCATACATGAATATTTGAATGGAtccaaaaaatatagtaaaacTGATGTGAGGGTTTACAGAAAAGTAACAATGATGAATCCTGAAATAGCAGGCAACAACATCGGTGTTATGGTATCATTTggaatattaaaattcataaactGGGACACTAGTAAAAGATTTCAGTTTGGTGGTTTAGTATGCTTAAGCAGCGATAATTTCAGCTCAATTATATTTGCAACTATTGCTAATCGAGATAAAGAGTTGTTACAGAGGGGAACTGTGTTGATTAAACCGTGCAAAAAAACCGCCATCACTCACGACCATTATCATTCTAATTGGGTTATGCTGGAGtctaaaatatattttgaaccATATCTGGCAGTGCTAAATGCAATGTGccaaatgaatgaaaaaaattttccaatgagGAAGTATTTGGTCGATGCAGATACAACTATTTCGCTACctcattatttcaaaactgatgCAGTACTAAAGTATAAGGGCTTCTCACTGCAAGTGGGAGATTACGCCACTTGGCCAACTACCAAACAACTGCGGTTAGATGAAACGCAGTACGAGGCATTCAAATCTGGTCTTTCTCAAGAAATTGCAATTATACAAGGACCGCCAGGAACAGGCAAGACGTTTATTGCTCTAGAAATAATTCGGACTTTGCTAGAGAACAAGGAACAATGGAGATGTAATGGGCCAATCGTCATTGTCTGCTTGACAAATCATGCCCTTGATCAATTCCTTGAAGGTGTTACGAAACATACAACTTCGATAGTTCGTGTCGGCAGTCGATCAAAAAATGAAGCTCTGTCACAGTATACACTTGGAAATAAACGAGAAGCACGACCACGCAGAAATTGGTGTCATGACAAGTGGCACCAAGTGAAGATAATCTTATTTAACATGAAGAGAACCCGTAAAGTATTACAGGACTTGTCTAAAAGAGATGCCATTGTATCTCCACACCTTCTATATGCCTATTGCCATGACGAAACGTTGCAAGACATGGAGAATGTTAACGAATTGTTCCAATGGTTATTGACACATACTGacaattcaatgaaaatatgtcaGACGCAGAGTACAAATACTGACACAGAAATGGAAATTGACGGTAATAGCGAATTTGAAGAGCCCATTTTTCCTTTGGAAATCGTTGATAAAGAAATTGCTGAGATTGACGCAAACATGAACGAGTACAGACGaactacacacacacaaaacatACCAGTATTTCCACGACATGAAGTTGTTCAATTAAAACATCGTGCTGACACCTTGAAGTTACAACGGTCCGACCTACAG CGGAACCTGACTCAGCATCCTCTATTGATTCGAGATAACGAAAACTTTCTGCCGAGTTTACCTTGGCAAAAGTACTGGGAATGGGTAGAACTGAGTTATGAAAATGCCAAACAGAAATTAACTGATTTGGAAGAAGAGTATCATTCAGCAAATGAAGAGTTGAATGAAGTTAAGCAAATACTTGATTTGTCGATACTTCGAGAGCACGATGTTATTGGGTTTACTACGACATGTGCAGCGAGATTATATGCTTCTCTGCGTGCTCTGCGTCCGCCGATAG TACTGGTGGAGGAGGCAGCTGAAATTCTGGAATCACATGTCGTTTGCTCTTTGACCCAAAATTGCCAGCATCTTATCCTCATTGGGGATCATAAACAACTGCGACCAAAGGTGGCTGTTCACAAGTTGGGTTCAAAATACAATTTCAATATATCTCTTTTTGAAAGAATGGTCAACAACAGAGGAAGTTGCACACAGTTAGGGCATCAGCATCGTATGCGACCGGAAATTGCCAGACTAATCTGTCCTTCCGTGTATGAGATTCTCCACAACCATGAATGCGTTTTGGAATATCCCCCTGTAATGGGTttagagaaaaatgtttttttcataacgcaTGATAACCCAGAGGCACCACACGACAACCAAGAGAGTTGGATAAATCCACACGAAGCCAAATTTCTAGTAGCATTTGCTAGACATCTGATATTGCAAGGCTATAAAAGTACAGAAATCACTATACTCTGTACCTATGCGGGACAACTTTTCACACTTATCAAG gaGAGAAATTGTCATGAGATTCTTAAAGCAGTGCGCATAACCACAATTGACAATTTTCAAGGAGAGGAGAACAGAattattcttctttcattAGTTCGCAACAACAGCAAAGGAAATATTGGATTTCTGAAAGAAGAGAACAGAGTTTGTGTTGCACTATCTCGTGCCCGTGAAGGCCTTTATATCATGGGGAACATGGACAATcttacgaataaaaataatatttggcCAAAAATTAAACAAGTTTTAGAAAATGACAATGCAATAGGTGATACACTCGAATTACGATGCAAGTATCATTCTGATACATTAATAAAG ATACGAAACGGAAGCGATTTTGTGGAACAATGCCCAGAAGGGGGATGCTTACAAAAATGTAATACTGATTTACCGTGTGGACATTCTTGTACCAGCATTTGTCATACCCTTGACAGAGAGCATTTCAATTTCATGTGCAAACAGCGTTGCGTTAAAAAGTGTCCGGATGATCATCCTTGTCCACTTTTATGTTACCAAGGATGCAAGCCGTGTCTAGTTGCTGTTGAACGCCAATTGAAATGCGGTCATGCTGTTTTTATCTCGTGTGGGACAGACCCTGATACATACCAATGTCCTGTCAAA gTCGATGTTACCCTACCTCATTGCAATCATACTACTGAAAAAAGCTGTTATATGCCTCTGGATAAGGTCCCATGCCCATATCCCTGTAAAATTCGTTTAGCATGTGGACATTCTTGTGAACAAAAATGTCATGCTAACGATGATCCTGATCATCTGGAG CACTTTTGTCATAAGCCCTGTTCAAAAAGGAACAGCCACTGTACTGCCGATCATCCGTGCAAATTGAAGTGTTATGAGAAATGTATAGCATGTCCTATTAATGTATCAAAAATACGATCTTGCGGACATGAACTTAATTGCAAATGCTCGGATGATGTAGAAAAACTCGTATGCtataaacgaataaaatttgagAGAATCTGTGGACACAAAGCTACAGTAAGATGCTTCCGGAAGGATGACGAAGAATGTAATGAAGAG GTACTGAAACTAAGTGCATGTGGTCACcaaataaaagtgaaatgtTGCCAAACACCAAGTTCTTCTCTGTGTGGCGATAAATGTAAACTTAATTTAAAATGTGGCCATCCCTGCACTACTCTATGTAAAGACCCATGTACAAACGAATGCAAGGCCCCTGTCCTTCAAACGAAACATGGGCTTTGTGGACATCTCATTCCCGTGCCTTGCTTCTTAAAAGAAACTG AAGCCAAGTCTCCAGCACTACTACAGTATTGCAAGAAACCATGCAAACATGAATTATCTTGTGGCCACTTTTGCCAAGGCAATTGTTGGTCCTGCAAACAGGGACGTATACACAAACCTTGCCAAGAAAAATGTGGCAAGACTCTCATTTGTGGACATAg GTGCGATGTGCCTTGCAGTCTCGAATGTCCACCGTGTCAAAAACCTTGCGAAATGAAATGCAAACACAGTAGATGTGACAGAAAGTGTGGAGAAACCTGTATACCATGTAGA GAAAGCTGTGCAGCGCGATGTAAACATACAATTTGTCTCAAACGATGCTTTGAATTGTGTAACAGAAGACCATGTGAGAAACAATGTTCTGAACGCTTGAAGT ATGAACCAAATGCCAg ATTGTGGGCACTGCATAGAGAATAA
- the LOC124219016 gene encoding NFX1-type zinc finger-containing protein 1-like isoform X3: MNNNDDLIAELHVKKDEFDQLLNGDFRPDHFVLVVQILAKISRANFTKILSSILCCSCSPTFIKNLESYLTKLPFETKEDKLQNKFYWNDINLFWSNLVEFFQKFTELFPRKARDELTSVLDKTNLIIATTEMNQDCRIAASIKERTSKICLKLKVKIPKLETKEKVFATSSVQELQDPLEDFRTLSIIPTIQDVFNEKPFIRPNKLVGAYDSVEHYLDVQFRLLREDFMAPLRNGIHEYLNGSKKYSKTDVRVYRKVTMMNPEIAGNNIGVMVSFGILKFINWDTSKRFQFGGLVCLSSDNFSSIIFATIANRDKELLQRGTVLIKPCKKTAITHDHYHSNWVMLESKIYFEPYLAVLNAMCQMNEKNFPMRKYLVDADTTISLPHYFKTDAVLKYKGFSLQVGDYATWPTTKQLRLDETQYEAFKSGLSQEIAIIQGPPGTGKTFIALEIIRTLLENKEQWRCNGPIVIVCLTNHALDQFLEGVTKHTTSIVRVGSRSKNEALSQYTLGNKREARPRRNWCHDKWHQVKIILFNMKRTRKVLQDLSKRDAIVSPHLLYAYCHDETLQDMENVNELFQWLLTHTDNSMKICQTQSTNTDTEMEIDGNSEFEEPIFPLEIVDKEIAEIDANMNEYRRTTHTQNIPVFPRHEVVQLKHRADTLKLQRSDLQRNLTQHPLLIRDNENFLPSLPWQKYWEWVELSYENAKQKLTDLEEEYHSANEELNEVKQILDLSILREHDVIGFTTTCAARLYASLRALRPPIVLVEEAAEILESHVVCSLTQNCQHLILIGDHKQLRPKVAVHKLGSKYNFNISLFERMVNNRGSCTQLGHQHRMRPEIARLICPSVYEILHNHECVLEYPPVMGLEKNVFFITHDNPEAPHDNQESWINPHEAKFLVAFARHLILQGYKSTEITILCTYAGQLFTLIKERNCHEILKAVRITTIDNFQGEENRIILLSLVRNNSKGNIGFLKEENRVCVALSRAREGLYIMGNMDNLTNKNNIWPKIKQVLENDNAIGDTLELRCKYHSDTLIKIRNGSDFVEQCPEGGCLQKCNTDLPCGHSCTSICHTLDREHFNFMCKQRCVKKCPDDHPCPLLCYQGCKPCLVAVERQLKCGHAVFISCGTDPDTYQCPVKVDVTLPHCNHTTEKSCYMPLDKVPCPYPCKIRLACGHSCEQKCHANDDPDHLEHFCHKPCSKRNSHCTADHPCKLKCYEKCIACPINVSKIRSCGHELNCKCSDDVEKLVCYKRIKFERICGHKATVRCFRKDDEECNEEVLKLSACGHQIKVKCCQTPSSSLCGDKCKLNLKCGHPCTTLCKDPCTNECKAPVLQTKHGLCGHLIPVPCFLKETEAKSPALLQYCKKPCKHELSCGHFCQGNCWSCKQGRIHKPCQEKCGKTLICGHRCDVPCSLECPPCQKPCEMKCKHSRCDRKCGETCIPCRESCAARCKHTICLKRCFELCNRRPCEKQCSERLKCKHRCIGFCGEPCPPLCKICNKKELIDEFFLGYEDEPNARFVFLEDCGHCIENKGLLNWMSANTQTVQVKTCPRCSTPINKCTRILNEIKTHLKDVQLVKAKIFGDHTNLQNQQFLLITRIKHMYENPVIKEFAEIMTYLKNLSASVSPITKTKRRQTLDARATEATRIVLDILQDICRKLEKVKSRTVPSYISVKNQLTMLLKSLPTRGQISQQEINDIERESQRLYYLVEVCTMESEAGFDKYHSPVDKRPYNSVLKKLLQIEKFSESSEEEVKTDLNQLRTLYHMKNVINNERKMIVKVMGFRQGHWYKCPNGHIYAIGDCGRAMQESHCNECGAAIGGSSHRLRNDNTAATEMN, translated from the exons ATGAATAACAACGATGATCTTATAGCTGAATTACATGTGAAGAAAGATGAGTTTGATCAATTATTAAATGGTGATTTTAGACCAGACCATTTTGTACTCGTAGTACAAATCTTGGCCAAGATTTCTCGAGCTAActttacgaaaattttatcaagcaTACTTTGCTGTTCTTGTTCCCCTacatttattaaaaacttgGAAAGTTATTTGACTAAATTGCCATTTGAGACTAAAGAAGATaagttacaaaataaattttactggAATGATATAAATCTTTTTTGGAGTAATctggttgaatttttccaaaaatttactGAACTTTTTCCTCGCAAAGCTCGTGATGAGTTAACCTCAGTGCTGGATAAAACGAATTTGATCATAGCAACCACTGAAATGAATCAAGACTGTAGAATTGCTGCCAGTATAAAAGAAAGAACTTCGAAAATTTGTCTCAAATTGAAGGTAAAAATCCCTAAACTTGAGACCAAAGAGAAGGTTTTTGCAACGTCATCTGTGCAAGAGTTGCAAGATCCTCTGGAAGATTTTAGAACGTTGAGCATCATACCAACTATTCAGGATGTGTTTAATGAGAAGCCTTTTATTAGGCCGAATAAACTCGTAGGAGCTTACGATTCGGTTGAGCATTACCTGGATGTGCAATTTCGTTTGTTGCGTGAAGATTTCATGGCACCCTTGCGAAATGGCATACATGAATATTTGAATGGAtccaaaaaatatagtaaaacTGATGTGAGGGTTTACAGAAAAGTAACAATGATGAATCCTGAAATAGCAGGCAACAACATCGGTGTTATGGTATCATTTggaatattaaaattcataaactGGGACACTAGTAAAAGATTTCAGTTTGGTGGTTTAGTATGCTTAAGCAGCGATAATTTCAGCTCAATTATATTTGCAACTATTGCTAATCGAGATAAAGAGTTGTTACAGAGGGGAACTGTGTTGATTAAACCGTGCAAAAAAACCGCCATCACTCACGACCATTATCATTCTAATTGGGTTATGCTGGAGtctaaaatatattttgaaccATATCTGGCAGTGCTAAATGCAATGTGccaaatgaatgaaaaaaattttccaatgagGAAGTATTTGGTCGATGCAGATACAACTATTTCGCTACctcattatttcaaaactgatgCAGTACTAAAGTATAAGGGCTTCTCACTGCAAGTGGGAGATTACGCCACTTGGCCAACTACCAAACAACTGCGGTTAGATGAAACGCAGTACGAGGCATTCAAATCTGGTCTTTCTCAAGAAATTGCAATTATACAAGGACCGCCAGGAACAGGCAAGACGTTTATTGCTCTAGAAATAATTCGGACTTTGCTAGAGAACAAGGAACAATGGAGATGTAATGGGCCAATCGTCATTGTCTGCTTGACAAATCATGCCCTTGATCAATTCCTTGAAGGTGTTACGAAACATACAACTTCGATAGTTCGTGTCGGCAGTCGATCAAAAAATGAAGCTCTGTCACAGTATACACTTGGAAATAAACGAGAAGCACGACCACGCAGAAATTGGTGTCATGACAAGTGGCACCAAGTGAAGATAATCTTATTTAACATGAAGAGAACCCGTAAAGTATTACAGGACTTGTCTAAAAGAGATGCCATTGTATCTCCACACCTTCTATATGCCTATTGCCATGACGAAACGTTGCAAGACATGGAGAATGTTAACGAATTGTTCCAATGGTTATTGACACATACTGacaattcaatgaaaatatgtcaGACGCAGAGTACAAATACTGACACAGAAATGGAAATTGACGGTAATAGCGAATTTGAAGAGCCCATTTTTCCTTTGGAAATCGTTGATAAAGAAATTGCTGAGATTGACGCAAACATGAACGAGTACAGACGaactacacacacacaaaacatACCAGTATTTCCACGACATGAAGTTGTTCAATTAAAACATCGTGCTGACACCTTGAAGTTACAACGGTCCGACCTACAG CGGAACCTGACTCAGCATCCTCTATTGATTCGAGATAACGAAAACTTTCTGCCGAGTTTACCTTGGCAAAAGTACTGGGAATGGGTAGAACTGAGTTATGAAAATGCCAAACAGAAATTAACTGATTTGGAAGAAGAGTATCATTCAGCAAATGAAGAGTTGAATGAAGTTAAGCAAATACTTGATTTGTCGATACTTCGAGAGCACGATGTTATTGGGTTTACTACGACATGTGCAGCGAGATTATATGCTTCTCTGCGTGCTCTGCGTCCGCCGATAG TACTGGTGGAGGAGGCAGCTGAAATTCTGGAATCACATGTCGTTTGCTCTTTGACCCAAAATTGCCAGCATCTTATCCTCATTGGGGATCATAAACAACTGCGACCAAAGGTGGCTGTTCACAAGTTGGGTTCAAAATACAATTTCAATATATCTCTTTTTGAAAGAATGGTCAACAACAGAGGAAGTTGCACACAGTTAGGGCATCAGCATCGTATGCGACCGGAAATTGCCAGACTAATCTGTCCTTCCGTGTATGAGATTCTCCACAACCATGAATGCGTTTTGGAATATCCCCCTGTAATGGGTttagagaaaaatgtttttttcataacgcaTGATAACCCAGAGGCACCACACGACAACCAAGAGAGTTGGATAAATCCACACGAAGCCAAATTTCTAGTAGCATTTGCTAGACATCTGATATTGCAAGGCTATAAAAGTACAGAAATCACTATACTCTGTACCTATGCGGGACAACTTTTCACACTTATCAAG gaGAGAAATTGTCATGAGATTCTTAAAGCAGTGCGCATAACCACAATTGACAATTTTCAAGGAGAGGAGAACAGAattattcttctttcattAGTTCGCAACAACAGCAAAGGAAATATTGGATTTCTGAAAGAAGAGAACAGAGTTTGTGTTGCACTATCTCGTGCCCGTGAAGGCCTTTATATCATGGGGAACATGGACAATcttacgaataaaaataatatttggcCAAAAATTAAACAAGTTTTAGAAAATGACAATGCAATAGGTGATACACTCGAATTACGATGCAAGTATCATTCTGATACATTAATAAAG ATACGAAACGGAAGCGATTTTGTGGAACAATGCCCAGAAGGGGGATGCTTACAAAAATGTAATACTGATTTACCGTGTGGACATTCTTGTACCAGCATTTGTCATACCCTTGACAGAGAGCATTTCAATTTCATGTGCAAACAGCGTTGCGTTAAAAAGTGTCCGGATGATCATCCTTGTCCACTTTTATGTTACCAAGGATGCAAGCCGTGTCTAGTTGCTGTTGAACGCCAATTGAAATGCGGTCATGCTGTTTTTATCTCGTGTGGGACAGACCCTGATACATACCAATGTCCTGTCAAA gTCGATGTTACCCTACCTCATTGCAATCATACTACTGAAAAAAGCTGTTATATGCCTCTGGATAAGGTCCCATGCCCATATCCCTGTAAAATTCGTTTAGCATGTGGACATTCTTGTGAACAAAAATGTCATGCTAACGATGATCCTGATCATCTGGAG CACTTTTGTCATAAGCCCTGTTCAAAAAGGAACAGCCACTGTACTGCCGATCATCCGTGCAAATTGAAGTGTTATGAGAAATGTATAGCATGTCCTATTAATGTATCAAAAATACGATCTTGCGGACATGAACTTAATTGCAAATGCTCGGATGATGTAGAAAAACTCGTATGCtataaacgaataaaatttgagAGAATCTGTGGACACAAAGCTACAGTAAGATGCTTCCGGAAGGATGACGAAGAATGTAATGAAGAG GTACTGAAACTAAGTGCATGTGGTCACcaaataaaagtgaaatgtTGCCAAACACCAAGTTCTTCTCTGTGTGGCGATAAATGTAAACTTAATTTAAAATGTGGCCATCCCTGCACTACTCTATGTAAAGACCCATGTACAAACGAATGCAAGGCCCCTGTCCTTCAAACGAAACATGGGCTTTGTGGACATCTCATTCCCGTGCCTTGCTTCTTAAAAGAAACTG AAGCCAAGTCTCCAGCACTACTACAGTATTGCAAGAAACCATGCAAACATGAATTATCTTGTGGCCACTTTTGCCAAGGCAATTGTTGGTCCTGCAAACAGGGACGTATACACAAACCTTGCCAAGAAAAATGTGGCAAGACTCTCATTTGTGGACATAg GTGCGATGTGCCTTGCAGTCTCGAATGTCCACCGTGTCAAAAACCTTGCGAAATGAAATGCAAACACAGTAGATGTGACAGAAAGTGTGGAGAAACCTGTATACCATGTAGA GAAAGCTGTGCAGCGCGATGTAAACATACAATTTGTCTCAAACGATGCTTTGAATTGTGTAACAGAAGACCATGTGAGAAACAATGTTCTGAACGCTTGAAGTGTAAGCATCGTTGCATCGGCTTCTGCGGCGAACCATGCCCACCATTATGCAAAATCTGCAACAAAAAAGAACtaatcgatgaatttttccTCGGGTATGAAGATGAACCAAATGCCAg ATTTGTGTTTCTTGAAGATTGTGGGCACTGCATAGAGAATAAGGGGCTTCTAAATTGGATGTCAGCAAACACTCAAACAGTTCAAGTGAAGACATGCCCGCGATGCAGCACTCCTATAAATAAATGCACTCGAATATTAAACGAAATTAAAACGCATCTGAAAGATGTTCAGCTTGTAAAGGCAAAAATATTTGGGGATCACACCAACTTACAAAATCAACAATTCTTACTGATCACCAGAATTAAACACATGTACGAGAACCCAGTGATAAAAG AGTTTGCTGAAATCATGACATATCTGAAAAACTTGAGTGCGAGTGTCTCCCCAATCACAAAGACGAAGAGACGACAAACCTTGGATGCGCGAGCAACTGAGGCTACTCGAATTGTACTCGACATACTGCAAGATATATGTaggaaattagaaaaagtcAAGAGTCGTACCGTTCCCTCCTACATATCAGTAAAAAATCAACTAACTATGCTATTGAAAAGCCTTCCCACACGAGGCCAAATTTCTCAACAAGAAATCAATGACATTGAAC